A region from the Rutidosis leptorrhynchoides isolate AG116_Rl617_1_P2 unplaced genomic scaffold, CSIRO_AGI_Rlap_v1 contig163, whole genome shotgun sequence genome encodes:
- the LOC139881474 gene encoding uncharacterized protein: LNELNIKCWPKWGCSPGKYQLKFDAEETCYLLKGKVKTYQKGKEDEFVEFGAGDLVIIPKGLSCVWDVSVSIDKYYKFESTSSSSSS, encoded by the exons CTAAATGAATTAAACATCAAGTGTTGGCCAAA atgGGGTTGCTCTCCAGGGAAATACCAACTGAAGTTTGATGCAGAGGAGACATGTTACTTACTAAAAGGGAAAGTGAAGACTTACCAAAAAGGGAAAGAAGATGAGTTTGTCGAGTTTGGAGCTGGTGATCTCGTCATCATTCCTAAAGGTCTCTCTTGTGTTTGGGACGTCTCCGTTTCCATCGATAAATATTACAAGTTCGAGTCAACATCGTCATCTTCTTCCTCTTAA